AAGCCTTTCCTCATTTGAACCTTGCCGTTAATTTTAATAGCTTGTTTGGATATCAAAAgcatatttcaaaaataaaattattttgctTCAGAAAAAGTTGACTTTACTGCTTCTAAAAATCGTTCTGAAATAATACTGGCAAACTGAATAGATTTTTCAGACTTccagaaattgaaaaacaaaatacCCTAAAGAGTGCAAGTGCAACTGTGGTAAACAAGAGTGCCCAAAATGGTAGCACTTTAGAAGGTTTCGGATCGAGAATAGACGTACATGCGTTGCCAATCACCCATAAGGGTTTATGAGCCCTCTCTTCTCTAGTCTCTTCCTTGTCTTCTTTCAAAGGTTTTGGTACTACAAACATAAATCTGCccccttcttcttgttcttcctctAAAGGTTCCACAACTCTTTCTAAGAGAAACCTGCTTCTATCTCGGACCCTTGGAATAGAAAAAATGGTATCCCAAAGGCAAAAACTAGCTCGGAAGAAATTCAAAGAGGAAAACCCAGGATTGTTTCCCAAAGCAGAACCTACTCCTccaaaaaaccctaattccaaaaagaaaaagaagaagagtaagtttaaaccaaataaaaaagATGGACCAGATAGTAAAGGAGTAAAAACCAATAAGACAAGCTTCAGAAAACACCCGCTTAGAGTCCCTGGAATGAAACCAGGTGAAAGCTGTTACATCTGCAAAGGTGTAAATCATATTGCCAAAAATTGCCCTGAAAAAGATCAGTgggagaagaacaaggttattATTTTATCTCCTTTTGTTATTTTTACACGTcagttttcatttgtttttgttaaTCTTCAAGGTTCAAATAGGTGAAAGAAGACAATGGCAAGACTTTCACCCAAACATCTTTTTTTAGTAGTGTAATTAGTAATAGTTTGTTTCTGTTTCTGTTACTGAATTAATAGAAATGAAGAGCTTTCCCTTGCAAACATTGTGTACGCTTAATTACAATTGGAAGattgtctatttttattttattttttataagcAGAAAGGTTGTCTATTGGTAGTGGTTAATAGTCCCTTTTTTCGTAGATTTGCTTGCTTTGCCGTCACCGTGGGCATAGTTTGAAGAACTGTCCAGACAAGATAGACGAAACTGTAGACAGCAAGTTTTGTTATAATTGTGGAGTAGCTGGACATCCACTTTCCAGATGCCCTCAACCTCTTCAAGATGGTATATTCTTCTCTACTAACTATTATTTtgaatatttttatttcattttagaaaTCTTTTACACTTTCAGTAATCACTTTGGTAACAATGGTACTATCAGTTGCGTAAATTAGCATTTTTGGTTTTGTAGTTGAAAACATGAAAAGGAAGGTGTAATTTTTTCTCGAACATGAGTCTAAGATTTGTTGATTTATACAAGAGAATAGGAAAAACCAAAGTATGCATGTGCTCCAAGGAGAATAGACTCTCGAAACTTGCAATTTTGCATCTTGAAACTCTGAAATTGGTTTGCAATTGTGTTCATAAACCAGACACCATAAAACAAGGCTATGTGTGCTTCAAGAAAGCCTTTATCATTTAGTGGCTTCAGACCCAAGGTGTATTTGTAGCTGTTGCTCTCGGAGAAAATTTGTTGCTCACCTGTATGGCGTGTTTGGTTGGAGGGGATAGAGTCACTTTCCCGTGAACACAATTCCATTTCCATGTTTGGTAAATAGAAATTGAGGGGGAATAAGAATAGGATTCCTCCCCAATAGGGGAATTCAGAACCATGAGGGGTGGTGGGTATAGGATCCCCCTCCTAAGGGAATATGATTCCTGGGAATGGAATTTTCTTCCCACTATCCAAACATACTCCCtctgttcttttttaataggctggttttgtttttagagaaatttaaggaaattaagagaactaatcattgaaagtggtcctcatgacacttgtcaataaaagaagtgaagtgaaatggtccccatgacacttgtcagttaaagaagtaaagtgaaatggtccacatgacacttgtcatcaaaagaagttaagagaaaaatggtcttaaaaaactaaagtaacatttgactttcctaattaggaaaccagcctattttttcgaaacatttatttaagaaaccaacctattaaaaaggaacggagggagtatgtgtTAGGGATGAGGTCACATTCCACTTAATGGTTTTGAATCTGTGCTTTTGGCCCAAAACACTTCTCCAAATGAGTGGCAGCTCACACGGAATTAGGTGTAAGACTTGGTACGGAGATGTTCTGCATATTATCTGCCACATCAGTTGAGGTTCCCATCCGATTCAACTTAGGCCATGTAGCATTATGTTGGAAGACCTCCAATGCAAATCTCGCTCGAGTTATTTACAgtcataaaaaaattattaattgAGGGATTAGTTGTCTAATCAAGATTTCTATTATCTTGATAATGAGCAACTTAGCATGATGGTTGTAACTTAACTTTTACATGTACGTTAATATATAACCTGCATGTCATAAACATTAATATCAGGAAATATTAGAAAAACGGCAGTCTTTGCTTATTGTCAACTGTTAATGCTTTGGTGGTATTCAATGAATCATGAAGCATTTACTTTATGAATGCAGGTGGTACAAAATTTGCTAGTTGCTTTATATGCAACGAGCGTGGGCATTTGAGTAAAAACTGCCCCAAAAATACACATGGAATCTATCCTAAGGTAATTTGTGCTCTCACTGATGTTTATTTTCTTTGGAGTTATTCAGAATTTGTCTTACTTCTTATCTGAGGCGTATGACAACTAATATATTCTGTTCAGCATCTTCATTCAAGTAGGCATGTTCTT
The nucleotide sequence above comes from Papaver somniferum cultivar HN1 chromosome 8, ASM357369v1, whole genome shotgun sequence. Encoded proteins:
- the LOC113303087 gene encoding DNA-binding protein HEXBP-like, producing MVSQRQKLARKKFKEENPGLFPKAEPTPPKNPNSKKKKKKSKFKPNKKDGPDSKGVKTNKTSFRKHPLRVPGMKPGESCYICKGVNHIAKNCPEKDQWEKNKICLLCRHRGHSLKNCPDKIDETVDSKFCYNCGVAGHPLSRCPQPLQDGGTKFASCFICNERGHLSKNCPKNTHGIYPKGGSCKICGGITHLAKDCPNKRNLSSNASGGVGSIRAANEYEGKPRVTKIVSGDDLEDDFMMEEADEGNKSTSMSTKFASLGVQNEKYAAVKPKKQGPKVVNFFG